A stretch of Aureispira sp. CCB-E DNA encodes these proteins:
- a CDS encoding protein kinase domain-containing protein — translation MSNQYLLKESRTVIELAAKPFAGGGEGDLYKIVAPTAYQNYVAKLYHPHKRSQQREEKTQYLIENPPIGLSENDAIVWIKDALYTQSYQFVGFVMPFAKGQKLELLCLGKLPKHLGKQWQRFSFNAPDSLQYRLRICFNLAAAIYQMHATEHYVLVDMKPENILIQPNGLLAIVDTDSVEVVEEEVAIFPAPVATPEYTPPEFYSNAHRKNETVSESWDRFGLAVIFYKLLCGIHPFAASANPPYDHLVSLHEKIEHGLFVHRTINRAVFSVVPPPHQQFYTIDSNLQELFIQCFEEGHENPEARPTADEWCSAFLIAIGDPKLEAHFAHILGLWGNVSKLKMKLPSVLYQQYLEELHPKRWLEEQVSAVFGSLPPLPITLHQAIESGKQQIQLALTFKDYVLSFIVLGILLFIIGSCTPLGGWMMGDFWLLPIWLINLVIIGLMLSLWSVFPRVVSWTRHIASPEVKARKLWKRFRLTYPQLKRDVIETKRVVLEKLLVKNKVQIAAIEKEKIQYEAPLKKYLQEQDIKVKTLMGERKVALEAISKKYLEQTVHNQLLVAMNGRYILALHKRLKSFYQNSLKLLGQKEKKVLEEAYRKAKTKLKEEIDIGQQALMDEAMSIFDLNYFYDKHFNADKLEKASLKKLIEKYPIKNLRDIQTMSQGGNGDLTIILCKESPNYEKGVDEIYLSVKSHQYLEKLYAAYLKYQEGIVYAQTHDINYGKAYFQERYAHKREQDEKLLEDLKDTYQKQLEELQQVDLPQKKQALKKDFEAANVLLEQLIEQEKEEIEKIEQTFKTQYELIYKESEATMSKMTQRLEDMNKDYRIEVQALLSSPSIENIQLNIQEKIQQAHKDIVALEGLKL, via the coding sequence GTATCAAAATTATGTTGCCAAACTGTATCATCCCCACAAAAGGAGTCAACAACGAGAAGAGAAAACACAATATCTGATAGAAAACCCTCCCATCGGGCTTTCTGAAAATGACGCCATTGTTTGGATAAAAGATGCTTTGTATACCCAATCGTATCAATTTGTAGGATTTGTCATGCCTTTTGCAAAAGGACAAAAATTGGAATTGCTTTGTTTGGGAAAACTACCCAAGCATTTGGGGAAGCAGTGGCAACGATTTAGTTTTAACGCTCCAGATTCACTTCAGTATCGGTTAAGAATTTGTTTTAATCTAGCAGCTGCGATTTATCAAATGCATGCTACCGAACATTATGTGTTGGTTGATATGAAGCCTGAAAATATTTTGATACAACCCAATGGCTTATTGGCAATTGTTGATACAGATTCTGTTGAAGTAGTTGAGGAGGAAGTCGCTATTTTTCCAGCTCCTGTAGCTACTCCCGAGTATACACCACCCGAATTTTATTCAAATGCGCATCGAAAAAATGAAACGGTCAGTGAGTCTTGGGATCGTTTTGGTTTAGCAGTTATTTTTTATAAATTATTATGTGGCATTCATCCTTTTGCCGCATCAGCGAACCCGCCTTATGATCATTTGGTGAGTTTGCACGAGAAGATTGAGCATGGTCTATTTGTTCATCGTACCATTAATCGAGCCGTATTCTCTGTTGTCCCTCCCCCTCATCAGCAATTTTATACTATAGACTCAAATTTACAAGAGCTATTTATCCAATGTTTTGAAGAAGGGCACGAAAATCCCGAAGCTAGACCAACTGCGGATGAATGGTGTTCTGCTTTTTTGATAGCAATAGGTGATCCAAAGCTTGAAGCTCATTTTGCGCATATTCTAGGACTTTGGGGTAATGTTTCAAAGTTGAAAATGAAACTCCCTTCTGTCTTGTATCAGCAATATTTAGAAGAATTACATCCTAAACGTTGGTTGGAAGAACAAGTATCGGCTGTTTTTGGGAGCTTGCCTCCTTTGCCAATTACATTACATCAAGCCATTGAATCAGGGAAACAGCAAATTCAATTAGCATTGACATTCAAAGATTATGTATTGTCTTTTATTGTACTGGGGATCTTGCTTTTTATAATAGGGAGTTGTACACCATTAGGAGGGTGGATGATGGGAGATTTTTGGCTGTTGCCTATATGGCTAATTAATTTAGTAATTATTGGCTTGATGTTAAGTTTGTGGAGCGTTTTTCCTCGAGTAGTTTCTTGGACTCGACATATAGCTTCACCAGAGGTGAAAGCCCGCAAATTGTGGAAGCGATTTCGGTTAACATACCCTCAGTTAAAACGTGACGTAATAGAAACGAAGCGTGTTGTTTTAGAAAAACTTTTAGTAAAAAATAAGGTACAAATAGCAGCTATTGAAAAGGAAAAAATTCAATATGAAGCTCCATTAAAAAAATATTTGCAAGAGCAAGATATTAAAGTGAAAACGTTAATGGGAGAACGAAAGGTGGCTTTGGAGGCAATTAGTAAAAAATACCTTGAACAAACAGTACATAATCAACTATTGGTTGCAATGAATGGTCGTTATATTTTGGCATTGCACAAACGGTTGAAAAGCTTCTATCAAAATAGCTTAAAACTATTGGGTCAAAAGGAAAAAAAAGTATTAGAGGAGGCTTATCGAAAGGCGAAGACGAAATTGAAAGAAGAAATTGACATAGGACAGCAAGCACTGATGGATGAAGCCATGTCTATTTTTGATTTAAACTATTTTTATGATAAACATTTCAATGCAGATAAACTAGAGAAAGCTAGTCTGAAAAAACTAATAGAAAAATACCCCATTAAAAATTTGAGAGACATCCAAACAATGAGCCAAGGAGGTAATGGTGATTTGACAATTATCCTTTGCAAAGAGAGCCCTAATTATGAGAAAGGAGTGGACGAAATATACTTGTCTGTGAAATCACACCAATATCTAGAGAAGCTCTATGCTGCATATTTGAAATATCAAGAAGGTATTGTTTATGCCCAAACTCATGACATTAATTATGGAAAGGCTTACTTTCAGGAACGATATGCGCATAAACGAGAACAGGATGAAAAACTGTTGGAAGATTTGAAAGATACTTATCAAAAACAATTAGAGGAGTTACAGCAAGTGGATTTACCTCAAAAGAAACAAGCTTTGAAGAAGGATTTTGAAGCTGCCAATGTTTTATTAGAGCAGTTGATTGAGCAAGAAAAAGAGGAGATTGAAAAAATCGAACAGACGTTTAAAACTCAATATGAACTGATTTATAAAGAGAGCGAAGCAACGATGTCAAAAATGACCCAACGATTGGAGGATATGAATAAAGATTACAGAATAGAGGTGCAAGCACTTCTGTCGTCGCCATCTATAGAGAATATTCAATTAAATATTCAAGAAAAAATACAACAAGCTCACAAAGATATCGTTGCCTTAGAAGGACTCAAATTATAA
- a CDS encoding tail fiber domain-containing protein, with protein MKIKITLFSSFVLLSNMLSAQNVGIGTNNPLEKLDVNGDLIVRGQDIYVSHDNTTNANNDYLSYDDAVPSTLGGTGIFHLHADQARTGTWQLPSASISARGAYFAGRVGIGTDAPTTIAHISSGTTNDAVLRIDTDTDNNNEDDNPRLELYQDAGSVGAMIGFYDGTLNSGNTFRIGTRYTNTNNWTTFTIDAMTQNIGIGTETPDQRLELLGGGIQLNGEFGIGFLGEIPNDGIVSGDRAKIYYDGDFIGTYNDFLVFEKTDGNDADPDGGIVFTMKGVDDIRTPAMTIRGNARVGLQTITDPAYAFELPNNTAVTIGRARANAWVTYSDGRLKDQRKTIPYGLSTILKLRPLQYQHHHSSTDANGLLQIDNNSSVDIGFIAQEVASLVPEVVYAPSDESKDLWAVDYTRLVPVLTKAIQEQQATIQHLEEKCTKIEAQYHSLQEQLKQNK; from the coding sequence ATGAAAATAAAAATTACCTTATTTAGCTCCTTTGTATTATTAAGCAATATGCTATCGGCTCAAAATGTTGGTATTGGCACCAACAATCCTCTTGAAAAATTAGATGTAAATGGTGATTTAATTGTTCGAGGACAAGACATTTATGTCTCTCATGACAATACGACAAATGCCAACAATGATTATTTGAGTTATGACGATGCCGTTCCTTCTACTTTAGGAGGTACTGGAATTTTTCATCTTCACGCTGATCAGGCAAGAACAGGCACATGGCAGTTGCCCTCTGCCTCAATTAGTGCTAGAGGAGCTTATTTTGCTGGGCGAGTTGGTATTGGTACAGATGCCCCTACTACTATTGCCCATATTTCAAGCGGTACAACAAACGATGCTGTTTTACGCATTGATACGGATACAGATAACAACAACGAAGATGATAATCCAAGGCTAGAACTCTATCAAGATGCAGGTTCTGTTGGTGCTATGATTGGGTTTTATGATGGTACACTAAATTCTGGAAATACCTTTAGAATAGGAACTCGTTATACGAATACCAACAACTGGACGACCTTTACGATCGATGCCATGACTCAAAATATAGGTATTGGTACAGAAACGCCTGACCAACGCTTAGAATTATTGGGTGGAGGCATCCAACTAAATGGAGAGTTTGGAATCGGTTTTTTGGGTGAAATTCCTAACGATGGAATCGTTTCTGGTGACCGAGCCAAAATTTACTATGATGGTGATTTTATTGGCACGTATAACGATTTCTTAGTATTTGAAAAAACGGATGGCAATGATGCTGATCCTGACGGTGGGATTGTTTTTACCATGAAAGGCGTTGACGATATTCGCACGCCTGCAATGACCATTCGAGGAAATGCTCGTGTAGGATTACAAACCATTACTGATCCAGCCTACGCTTTTGAACTACCTAACAATACTGCTGTGACAATCGGTAGAGCTAGAGCCAATGCATGGGTGACCTATTCTGATGGTCGTTTAAAAGACCAACGAAAAACAATTCCATACGGTCTTTCTACTATTTTAAAACTACGCCCCTTACAATATCAACACCATCACTCTAGTACAGATGCTAATGGGCTTTTACAAATTGATAATAACAGTAGTGTCGACATCGGATTCATAGCTCAAGAAGTAGCTTCATTAGTTCCTGAGGTCGTTTACGCTCCCAGCGACGAATCAAAAGACCTTTGGGCTGTTGATTATACACGCTTAGTTCCTGTCTTAACCAAAGCCATTCAAGAGCAACAAGCTACCATTCAACACTTGGAAGAAAAGTGCACTAAAATAGAAGCTCAATACCACAGCCTACAAGAACAACTAAAACAAAATAAATAA
- a CDS encoding Crp/Fnr family transcriptional regulator, protein MQKIITGLEEYAPISEEAYEAIAQISICQIYKKGDLVLKEGRICQRVGFIEQGLTRSFYYQDGKDITTYFASENNPCLSVYSFISQQPSQESIEVLEDSRIWSITYNELQELYKTYPSLNLLGRLLTEDYYMKLEEHTRALKHKNSKDRYWEYAEQHPDIIQRAPLTHIASFLGMSKENLSRIRRI, encoded by the coding sequence ATGCAGAAAATTATAACAGGATTAGAGGAATACGCTCCCATATCTGAAGAGGCATACGAAGCCATTGCCCAAATATCAATATGCCAGATTTATAAAAAAGGAGACTTGGTATTAAAAGAAGGTCGTATTTGTCAACGTGTAGGTTTTATAGAGCAAGGATTGACTAGAAGTTTTTATTATCAAGATGGAAAAGATATTACGACCTATTTTGCGTCAGAGAACAATCCATGTTTATCCGTTTATTCCTTTATTAGCCAACAACCGAGTCAAGAATCAATAGAAGTATTGGAAGATAGTCGGATTTGGTCTATCACCTACAACGAACTGCAAGAATTGTATAAAACGTACCCTAGTTTGAATTTATTGGGGCGTTTACTGACGGAAGATTATTACATGAAGTTAGAGGAACATACTCGTGCTTTGAAGCACAAAAATTCAAAAGATCGTTATTGGGAATATGCTGAACAGCATCCAGATATAATACAACGTGCCCCATTGACGCATATCGCCTCGTTTTTAGGTATGTCCAAAGAAAATTTAAGCCGAATTCGCCGTATTTGA
- a CDS encoding sterol desaturase family protein — MLTLENLLTTAIADITFNSFIYIVFALPAFFVFWIVGKNVFKARRIQPQQRATSKHIRRELFFSGTTLLIFCAIDVGIYIAAKNGWTKIYTDSTGYAWWYWGVSVGVMLLLHDAYFYWAHRLMHHPLLYKHVHKVHHESIDPSPFAAFSFHPLEALVEAGFYVIFVFIVPIHLGAIILWQIIQQGFNVIGHMGYEIYPRGFTKHWLFKWKTASTHHNMHHAKFEGNYGLYFTWWDRWFGTEFEDYNTTYDAVHERILNEKKEQKRTKNTIKS; from the coding sequence ATGTTGACCTTAGAGAACTTACTAACAACAGCTATTGCTGACATTACTTTTAATAGTTTTATTTATATTGTTTTTGCTTTGCCTGCCTTTTTTGTCTTTTGGATAGTAGGGAAAAATGTGTTTAAAGCTAGAAGAATTCAACCCCAACAACGAGCAACAAGCAAACATATCCGTCGAGAACTATTTTTTTCTGGAACAACATTGTTGATATTTTGTGCTATTGATGTTGGTATATATATCGCAGCTAAGAATGGTTGGACAAAAATTTATACAGATTCAACAGGCTATGCTTGGTGGTACTGGGGAGTTAGCGTGGGCGTAATGTTATTGTTGCACGATGCTTATTTTTACTGGGCACATCGGTTGATGCACCATCCTTTATTGTACAAACATGTCCACAAAGTTCATCATGAAAGTATTGATCCAAGTCCATTTGCTGCTTTTTCATTTCATCCATTAGAGGCGCTGGTAGAAGCAGGATTTTATGTTATTTTTGTTTTTATTGTTCCAATACATTTGGGGGCAATTATTCTGTGGCAAATTATTCAACAAGGATTCAATGTTATTGGGCATATGGGCTATGAAATCTATCCAAGAGGTTTTACAAAACATTGGCTTTTTAAATGGAAAACAGCTTCCACACACCACAATATGCATCATGCGAAATTTGAGGGAAATTATGGACTCTATTTTACGTGGTGGGATCGTTGGTTCGGCACCGAGTTTGAGGATTATAATACAACTTATGATGCTGTTCATGAACGCATTCTAAACGAAAAAAAAGAACAGAAAAGGACAAAAAATACTATAAAGTCTTAA